The proteins below come from a single Streptomyces sp. B3I8 genomic window:
- the drmD gene encoding DISARM system SNF2-like helicase DrmD: MAPASPTTAPGQRGYAVDSHRTTATKKLAEACEHRLFLSATPHNGYSESFTALLEMIDGRRFTRGASIDEKALREVMVRWLKSDLPEKGFKARKLGTLPFTPSEEEQRQFERLERLLTESARANGKGSGGDIVAMLLKKRFLSSPWSFARTLELYEGADGGDRQLQMDDEDEYYTEVLGSGQSDEEEGSAEHPEFTALRHSKASDPLVAATRSEIASLIEWGRGYEHKPDSRLEKLLSFLSAVCRPDGRHWTNERVVVFTEYAATLDWIAGILRQRGYNDVLEVIQGSTPTEEREKIRARFTESPDKHPVRVLLATDSAGEGIDLQTHCHRLVNFDIPFNPSRLEQRIGRIDRYGQTQNPEIFHFVPVSSSTTYEADMKFMGIIATKVGQATEDLGKVNQVIDAEVQEHFSPTRTTRKPRLTAPDDGNEVITRVLAGGIELNRKLTQLSATYGESKAAMHLTPANARRVVDTALALTSQPPLIEIGDDHTEAQVFEIPNLGRTWQWALRGLDTRLEPGVLRPITFDDQAAQQRTDLVHIHLGHALMQRATRTLRSALFSTDSPVHRVTAVITPDLPQSCVAAVSRLVLVGRGGLRLHEEVFLTGVRLRGQALAESKVEQVLDETLDSEKLLLADEEVRAHLAEQWNDDGARLRSRLLTAMERKSASRQEKVTEALTQRRDSDIARAREIFGAFRINLRESRDRLEQAIRAEEELLFTDDQQRQRRRDLQHMNERLESLGDEEEREIASIRERYSDIRPYVSAAAVVFALTPEDAKNGMVKA; this comes from the coding sequence GTGGCACCGGCCAGCCCAACGACGGCGCCGGGCCAGCGCGGATACGCAGTGGACAGCCATCGGACGACGGCCACAAAGAAGCTGGCGGAGGCGTGCGAGCACCGGCTGTTTCTGAGCGCGACGCCGCACAACGGCTACTCGGAGTCGTTCACCGCCCTCCTGGAAATGATCGACGGTCGACGGTTCACCCGCGGCGCAAGCATCGACGAGAAGGCGCTGAGGGAGGTGATGGTGCGGTGGCTGAAGAGCGATCTCCCGGAGAAGGGGTTCAAGGCGCGGAAGCTCGGAACCCTTCCGTTCACGCCGTCGGAAGAGGAGCAGCGACAGTTCGAGCGTCTGGAACGACTGCTGACAGAAAGCGCCCGGGCAAACGGGAAGGGATCGGGCGGCGACATCGTCGCGATGCTGCTGAAGAAGCGCTTCCTGTCCAGCCCCTGGTCCTTCGCCCGCACGCTTGAGCTGTACGAGGGTGCGGACGGCGGCGACCGCCAGCTGCAAATGGACGACGAGGACGAGTACTACACGGAGGTTCTGGGCAGCGGCCAGTCGGACGAGGAGGAAGGCTCAGCCGAGCACCCCGAGTTCACCGCGCTGCGCCACTCGAAAGCGTCAGACCCCCTGGTCGCGGCCACACGCAGCGAGATCGCCTCACTGATCGAGTGGGGGCGCGGCTATGAGCACAAGCCAGACTCCCGGCTGGAGAAACTGCTTTCCTTCCTGAGCGCCGTCTGCCGCCCCGACGGCCGCCACTGGACCAACGAACGGGTCGTGGTATTCACCGAGTACGCGGCCACCCTCGACTGGATCGCCGGCATCCTGCGGCAGCGCGGCTACAACGACGTACTGGAAGTCATCCAGGGCTCAACCCCTACCGAGGAGCGGGAGAAGATCCGCGCCCGGTTCACCGAAAGCCCCGACAAGCACCCGGTACGCGTCCTACTTGCCACCGACTCCGCAGGCGAGGGCATCGACCTGCAGACCCACTGCCACCGTCTGGTGAACTTCGACATCCCCTTCAACCCGTCCCGCCTGGAACAGCGCATCGGCCGAATCGACCGGTACGGGCAGACGCAGAACCCTGAAATCTTCCACTTCGTGCCCGTCTCCAGCTCCACGACGTACGAAGCGGACATGAAGTTCATGGGGATCATCGCCACGAAGGTCGGACAAGCCACCGAGGACCTCGGCAAGGTCAACCAAGTCATCGACGCAGAGGTGCAGGAGCACTTCAGCCCCACCCGTACGACACGTAAGCCACGGCTGACGGCGCCGGACGACGGCAACGAGGTAATCACGCGGGTGCTGGCCGGCGGTATCGAGCTGAACCGCAAGCTGACCCAGCTGTCAGCCACGTACGGCGAGTCCAAAGCCGCCATGCACCTCACACCCGCCAATGCGCGCCGGGTAGTAGATACCGCACTCGCCCTCACCTCCCAGCCCCCGCTCATCGAGATCGGCGACGACCACACCGAGGCGCAGGTCTTCGAAATCCCAAACCTCGGCCGTACCTGGCAGTGGGCACTGCGCGGCCTGGACACCCGGCTTGAACCGGGCGTGCTGCGTCCTATCACCTTCGACGACCAAGCAGCACAACAGCGCACCGACCTTGTCCACATTCACCTCGGGCACGCCCTCATGCAGCGGGCCACCCGCACCCTGCGCTCAGCGCTGTTCAGCACGGACTCCCCGGTCCACCGCGTCACCGCCGTCATCACCCCCGACCTCCCCCAGTCGTGTGTCGCGGCCGTCTCGCGGCTCGTCCTGGTCGGGCGCGGCGGGCTACGACTCCATGAAGAGGTCTTCCTCACCGGTGTCCGTCTACGCGGCCAGGCACTCGCGGAGTCCAAGGTCGAGCAGGTACTCGATGAGACGCTCGACTCCGAGAAGCTGCTCCTCGCGGACGAGGAGGTACGGGCCCACCTTGCCGAGCAGTGGAACGACGACGGCGCGCGGTTGCGCAGCCGCCTGCTGACCGCGATGGAACGCAAAAGCGCCAGCCGGCAGGAGAAGGTCACCGAGGCGCTCACCCAGCGACGGGACTCCGACATCGCACGTGCCCGTGAGATCTTCGGCGCGTTCCGGATCAACCTGCGTGAGTCTCGTGACCGTCTGGAGCAGGCCATCCGCGCCGAGGAGGAGCTGCTGTTCACCGACGACCAGCAGAGGCAGCGCCGCCGCGACCTGCAACACATGAACGAACGC
- a CDS encoding ImmA/IrrE family metallo-endopeptidase translates to MSSISDRVRSLIDQSGLSLHDFADQADIDAEQFRECLSGTSPFSTVDLAVIADEFHVSMDWLLTGAEPPLAVAARTTTGKAAEALAAARDYVARRADLDKLGYTQPWRPVSSAAPAGSTYAAQGEALAKSARRAVELQGRSVVQGGLPELIEAVFGADVAVEPLGDGFDGLAAMGQGAKLILLTTTSNPARQRFTLAHELGHLLADDDQDVHFDRDIFERAQKIDPSEQRANAFASVFLLPEQSLREAVGAVRLTRESFAALCCDFIVSPATLAYRLLTLRVIDAGACDYYKRMTVREAAVVADRVEELDRQVVASQEKRLPGLLVRDTRAAYDAGKATLRPYASLLGVDVDELRDQLASEQDNGGTA, encoded by the coding sequence GTGTCCAGCATCTCCGATCGCGTGAGAAGCCTGATCGACCAGTCGGGCTTGAGCCTCCACGATTTCGCCGACCAGGCCGACATCGACGCCGAGCAGTTCCGTGAGTGCCTCAGCGGCACGAGCCCCTTCTCAACTGTTGATCTCGCGGTCATTGCCGATGAATTCCACGTCTCCATGGACTGGCTGCTCACCGGAGCCGAGCCCCCACTGGCCGTGGCAGCGAGAACGACCACTGGAAAGGCGGCCGAGGCACTGGCAGCCGCTCGGGACTACGTTGCCCGACGCGCCGACCTGGACAAGCTCGGGTATACGCAGCCCTGGCGGCCCGTCTCCTCGGCAGCGCCTGCTGGCAGTACTTACGCTGCCCAGGGAGAGGCGCTGGCGAAATCCGCTCGGAGGGCGGTGGAGCTCCAGGGACGATCGGTGGTCCAGGGCGGCCTGCCGGAACTGATCGAGGCGGTCTTCGGTGCCGATGTGGCTGTCGAGCCGCTGGGCGACGGCTTTGACGGCCTCGCTGCCATGGGGCAAGGTGCCAAGCTCATCCTCCTGACTACGACATCTAACCCGGCACGTCAGCGCTTCACTCTCGCGCACGAGCTTGGGCACCTTCTCGCCGACGACGACCAGGACGTCCACTTCGACCGCGATATCTTCGAACGGGCCCAGAAGATCGATCCGAGCGAGCAGAGAGCCAACGCCTTCGCTTCCGTCTTCCTCTTGCCCGAACAATCCCTGCGCGAAGCAGTCGGTGCAGTGAGGTTGACCCGGGAAAGCTTTGCCGCGCTGTGCTGCGACTTCATCGTCAGCCCTGCGACCCTGGCCTACAGACTGCTCACGCTTCGTGTGATCGACGCCGGCGCCTGCGACTACTACAAGCGCATGACCGTGCGCGAGGCCGCAGTCGTCGCTGACCGCGTGGAAGAACTCGACCGGCAAGTCGTGGCCTCGCAGGAGAAACGGCTCCCCGGACTTCTTGTACGCGACACGCGCGCTGCCTATGACGCCGGCAAGGCGACCTTGCGTCCGTACGCGTCGCTACTCGGCGTTGATGTCGACGAGCTCAGAGACCAGTTAGCGTCCGAACAGGACAACGGCGGTACAGCATGA
- a CDS encoding Wadjet anti-phage system protein JetD domain-containing protein produces MTSPTGQLQVPLSPAAAQLSAALQARTDRVTVGRATLIEAFRDALPGAASGENARSTLATLLYEIAEHGIIDLPTSRTKWDAGRPALPEQVRIPTAPPAKSSTPRQHVSWRPELNWAYGTRLTASQTEDLLACNRWFRDTHNQPARRAPLPLRERSHEIFRYEKRLDTLITGALFAPGRLTLEQLSTYREPPPLAYRRLGDGDTMLVVENSDTYATLHNLLKAAPGPIGYIAFGSGRAFEASVENIAELPGIHRIVYYGDLDAEGIAIPARASINGVQHGLPPIEPATGLYRLLLAREPNAGDIIASDRAHSLTAWLPEELREVAHVLLTKGQRIAQEATNRNELSVDPDWRW; encoded by the coding sequence ATGACCTCCCCCACGGGACAACTCCAGGTGCCGCTCTCCCCCGCAGCAGCACAACTCAGCGCCGCACTCCAGGCCCGCACCGACCGCGTCACGGTCGGCCGGGCCACCCTCATCGAGGCATTCCGCGACGCTCTACCTGGCGCCGCCAGCGGCGAGAACGCACGCAGCACGCTCGCCACACTCCTGTACGAAATCGCCGAACACGGCATCATCGACCTGCCCACCTCCCGCACCAAATGGGACGCCGGCCGCCCGGCCCTTCCGGAACAGGTCCGGATCCCCACCGCGCCGCCAGCGAAATCCTCCACCCCACGCCAGCATGTGTCATGGCGGCCAGAGCTCAACTGGGCCTACGGCACCCGGTTGACCGCGTCCCAAACCGAAGACCTCCTCGCCTGCAACCGCTGGTTCCGGGATACCCACAACCAACCAGCCCGCCGCGCTCCGCTCCCCCTACGCGAGCGCTCACACGAGATCTTCCGCTACGAAAAGCGCCTCGACACCCTGATCACCGGAGCACTCTTCGCCCCCGGCAGACTGACCCTCGAACAGCTCTCCACCTACCGCGAACCGCCACCGCTGGCCTACCGCAGGCTCGGCGACGGCGACACCATGCTCGTAGTGGAAAACAGCGACACCTACGCCACCTTGCACAACCTGCTCAAGGCCGCCCCCGGCCCCATCGGATACATCGCCTTCGGCTCCGGAAGAGCCTTCGAAGCATCCGTAGAAAACATCGCTGAGCTCCCTGGCATCCACCGCATCGTCTATTACGGCGACCTCGACGCCGAAGGCATCGCCATCCCAGCCAGAGCCTCAATCAACGGCGTCCAGCACGGACTGCCACCTATCGAACCGGCGACGGGGCTGTACCGCCTGTTGCTGGCCCGCGAACCCAACGCCGGCGACATCATCGCCAGCGACCGGGCCCACAGCCTGACGGCATGGCTCCCCGAGGAACTCCGGGAGGTAGCGCACGTCCTACTGACCAAAGGGCAACGCATCGCGCAGGAAGCAACCAACCGGAACGAACTCAGCGTCGATCCAGACTGGCGATGGTGA